A genomic segment from Phragmites australis chromosome 6, lpPhrAust1.1, whole genome shotgun sequence encodes:
- the LOC133920352 gene encoding ethylene-responsive transcription factor ERF014-like has translation MNGGNAAAEARQGPGRDRGRQYKGVRMRSWGSWVSEIRAPNQKTRIWLGSYSTAEAAARAYDAALLCLKGSAADLNFPVHLPFHIPAAAMSPKSIQRVAAAAANATCSPLQAGATSSYPAAAASTNATPPGGYGDASSALSSPENASTDQYNEMEHDDMMRDVDYAALADIEAFFQSPKCMEYAMMDPCSTFFAPPPMAMDAAAEWEEEGGIDLWSFSSIN, from the coding sequence ATGAACGGCGGCAATGCTGCTGCGGAGGCGAGGCAGGGCCCGGGCCGAGACAGGGGGAGGCAGTACAAGGGCGTGCGGATGCGGAGCTGGGGCTCGTGGGTGTCGGAGATCCGGGCGCCGAACCAGAAGACTCGGATATGGCTCGGCTCCTACTCCACCGCCGAGGCCGCCGCGCGCGCCTACGACGCCGCGCTGCTCTGCCTCAAGGGCTCCGCCGCCGACCTCAACTTCCCCGTGCACCTCCCCTTCCacatccccgccgccgccatgtcgCCCAAGTCCATCCagcgcgtcgccgccgccgccgccaatgcCACCTGCAGCCCATTGCAggccggcgccacctcctcctacCCTGCCGCCGCGGCCAGCACCAACGCCACTCCGCCGGGCGGATACGGCGACGCGTCGTCGGCCTTGAGCTCCCCGGAGAACGCGAGCACTGACCAGTACAACGAGATGGAGCACGACGACATGATGAGGGACGTGGATTACGCCGCGCTCGCGGACATCGAGGCCTTCTTCCAGTCGCCCAAGTGCATGGAGTACGCCATGATGGACCCATGCAGCACGTTCTTCGCGCCGCCCCCCATGGCGATGGACGCGGCCGCCGAGTGGGAGGAGGAAGGTGGGATCGACCTCTGGAGCTTCTCCTCCATCAACTGA
- the LOC133920351 gene encoding WAT1-related protein At1g21890-like has protein sequence MGVGKVLSDAKPYLAMTLLQVGFAGMYVVAVASLKRGMSHFVLVVYRNIVATVVMAPFALWFERNVRPKMTITIFLKIMGLALLEPVLDQNLYYMGANLTSAGFASALINILPAVTFVMALILRMEKVRLRSVHSQAKIVGTLCTVAGAVLMVLYHGPVVQFPWSRGQHHDSAGAGGQGAGWLNGTIVIIVACVCWSGFFVLQSNTLQSYPAELSLTTLICMMGSVMSGAVTLVAERHNTKAWVIGFDTRLFTAIYAGIVCSGVAYYVQGIVSRQRGPVFVTAFNPLCMIVTAVMGSIILKEEITLGSVIGAAIIVVGLYALIWGKSKDYVNQVADVSAGGSKDGATEQLPISSAQPNGNGKHELGNNGRGGQHVFDVETPAANGHY, from the exons ATGGGTGTGGGAAAAGTTCTGAGCGATGCGAAGCCGTACCTGGCCATGACCCTGCTGCAGGTAGGGTTCGCCGGGATGTACGTGGTCGCCGTGGCCTCCCTCAAGCGCGGGATGAGCCACTTCGTGCTCGTCGTCTACCGTAACATCGTCGCCACCGTCGTCATGGCGCCCTTTGCGCTCTGGTTTGAGAG GAACGTGAGGCCAAAGATGACCATCACCATCTTCTTGAAGATAATGGGGCTCGCCTTGCTTGA ACCTGTGCTTGACCAGAACCTGTACTACATGGGTGCCAACCTGACCTCTGCCGGCTTCGCGTCGGCGTTGATCAACATCCTCCCTGCCGTCACCTTCGTCATGGCCCTCATCCTGCGGATGGAGAAGGTGCGGCTGCGGAGCGTGCACAGCCAGGCCAAGATCGTCGGCACGCTCTGcaccgtcgccggcgcggtgctGATGGTCTTGTACCACGGCCCCGTGGTGCAGTTCCCCTGGTCCAGGGGCCAGCACCACgacagcgccggcgccggcggccagGGCGCCGGCTGGCTCAACGGGACTATCGTGATCATTGTCGCCTGCGTCTGCTGGTCCGGCTTCTTCGTCCTCCAGTCCAACACGCTGCAGAGCTACCCCGCGGAGCTGTCGCTGACGACGCTCATCTGCATGATGGGCTCGGTGATGAGCGGCGCCGTCACGCTGGTCGCGGAGCGCCACAACACCAAGGCCTGGGTCATCGGCTTCGACACCCGCCTCTTCACCGCCATCTACGCC GGCATAGTGTGTTCCGGTGTGGCCTACTACGTGCAAGGCATCGTGTCACGGCAACGAGGCCCGGTGTTCGTCACAGCCTTCAACCCCCTGTGCATGATCGTAACCGCCGTCATGGGCTCCATCATACTCAAAGAAGAGATCACTCTTGGAAG TGTGATCGGCGCAGCGATCATCGTGGTAGGCTTGTACGCGCTCATATGGGGCAAGAGCAAGGACTACGTGAACCAGGTCGCCGACGTCTCAGCCGGCGGCTCCAAGGACGGAGCGACCGAGCAGCTGCCCATCTCCTCGGCGCAGCCCAACGGCAACGGCAAGCACGAGCTCGGCAATAACGGTCGCGGCGGCCAGCATGTCTTCGACGTCGAGACGCCGGCGGCCAACGGCCACTACTAG
- the LOC133921138 gene encoding uncharacterized protein LOC133921138 isoform X3, whose amino-acid sequence MAAALSALPRAAARIAPRGIHRPPFRALCPAAAAAAGEAPQSPAPWRLVMYTKPGCCLCDGLKEKLHAASLLAGTPYSLASLELQERDITTNPVWERLYRYEIPVLAKVLPDGTEEILPRLSPRLSVELVQKKIYSAFDQ is encoded by the exons ATGGCGGCGGCGCTGTCCGCGCTCCCGCGCGCCGCGGCCCGCATCGCGCCGCGTGGCATTCACCGGCCTCCCTTCCGCGCCCTCTGccccgcagccgccgccgcggccggcgaGGCCCCGCAGTCTCCGGCGCCGTGGAGGCTGGTGATGTACACCAAGCCCGGGTGCTGCCTCTGCGATGGCCTCAAGGAGAAGCTCCACGCCGCCTCCCTGCTCGCCGGCACGCCCTACTCCCTCGCGTCCCTCGAGCTCCAG GAGAGGGACATTACGACTAATCCGGTGTGGGAGCGGCTGTACCGGTACGAGATCCCGGTGCTCGCCAAGGTGCTTCCCGACGGCACCGAG GAAATACTTCCCAGATTATCGCCCCGTCTAAGTGTGGAGCTCGTACAGAAGAAAATATATTCTGCGTTTGATCAGTAA
- the LOC133921135 gene encoding uncharacterized protein LOC133921135 isoform X2, translating to MGKVGDAEQAVPRPAPRTSSRRRCGAAVGKVVNAKCVSVLLLAVGGFISALFLLLHLRASGAIPDDPDILTEIQAGFILSMPHSQLASQAGTLEKEIYKQIGVPNSMVSVSMRPYTYTNTTYVTFGVLPDPRNTSLGPESMSTLRKSLIQLTLQQLNLSLTPSIFGDPFCLEILGFPGGITVLLPHIDLHQDSIQSIFNITFDSTIHQIKEYLEEMKIELGCTLEQPPDEELFVKLTNTNGSTVAAPVTVQVYIAPIDRSIYLQLYRLKQLAQIITEWNSRNLGLNPSIFGRIRDLKLSPLLQAFIPSCAPSLPPVPTPSLSWPPISEHPKANPYGGVSCPALVKKLNATIPHRKLMRVSSMVISPQLPTQFRRKYISGARSGGTDID from the exons ATGGGCAAGGTCGGTGACGCTGAGCAGGCCGTCCCCAGACCTGCGCCGCGAACAAGCAGCCGTCGTCGGTGTGGCGCTGCCGTCGGCAAGGTGGTGAACGCGAAGTGCGTATCAGTGCTGCTCCTGGCCGTCGGCGGCTTCATCTCGGCCCTCTTCCTGCTGCTTCATCTCCGGGCATCAGGAGCCATCCCTGATGACCCTGACATTCTCACCG AAATCCAGGCAGGCTTCATTTTGTCGATGCCACACTCGCAGCTAGCTTCACAAGCCGGAACGCTCGAGAAAGAGATATATAAACAAATAGGAGTGCCCAATAGTATG GTTTCAGTTTCTATGCGTCCATACACATATACGAATACCACTTATGTGACATTTGGTGTTCTTCCAGACCCAAGAAATACCTCCTTAGGCCCAGAATCCATGAGCACTTTGAGAAAGTCTTTGATACAGCTTACACTTCAGCAGCTGAATTTATCTTTGACGCCATCTATTTTTGGAGACCCGTTTTGCTTAGAGATCCTGGGGTTCCCAGGAGGGATCACCGTGTTGCTTCCACACATTGATCTCCATCAAGACTCAATACAGTCTATCTTCAACATCACGTTTGACTCGACAATTCATCAAATAAAGGAATATCTTGAGGAGATGAAGATCGAGCTTGGATGTACATTGGAGCAGCCACCGGACGAG GAATTATTTGTCAAATTAACAAATACAAATGGCTCCACGGTCGCAGCACCAGTTACAGTCCAAGTTTATATTGCCCCAATTGATCGCAGCATTTATCTACAACTTTACAGGCTGAAACAGCTAGCCCAAATCATCACAGAATGGAATTCAAGGAACCTTGGCCTAAATCCCTCAATTTTTGGCAGAATTAGGGATTTGAAGCTGTCTCCACTCCTACAAGCTTTCATTCCATCGTGTGCTCCTAGCTTGCCTCCAGTGCCAACACCATCCCTGTCCTGGCCTCCAATATCAGAGCACCCCAAAGCCAATCCTTACGGGGGGGTTTCATGCCCTGCTTTGGTGAAAAAACTAAATGCAACCATTCCACATCGCAAGTTAATGCGTGTATCTTCCATGGTGATTTCTCCGCAATTACCAACGCAGTTCCGTAGGAAGTACATATCTGGGGCAAGAAGTGGTGGCACCGACATTGATTGA
- the LOC133921135 gene encoding uncharacterized protein LOC133921135 isoform X1, protein MGKVGDAEQAVPRPAPRTSSRRRCGAAVGKVVNAKCVSVLLLAVGGFISALFLLLHLRASGAIPDDPDILTAEIQAGFILSMPHSQLASQAGTLEKEIYKQIGVPNSMVSVSMRPYTYTNTTYVTFGVLPDPRNTSLGPESMSTLRKSLIQLTLQQLNLSLTPSIFGDPFCLEILGFPGGITVLLPHIDLHQDSIQSIFNITFDSTIHQIKEYLEEMKIELGCTLEQPPDEELFVKLTNTNGSTVAAPVTVQVYIAPIDRSIYLQLYRLKQLAQIITEWNSRNLGLNPSIFGRIRDLKLSPLLQAFIPSCAPSLPPVPTPSLSWPPISEHPKANPYGGVSCPALVKKLNATIPHRKLMRVSSMVISPQLPTQFRRKYISGARSGGTDID, encoded by the exons ATGGGCAAGGTCGGTGACGCTGAGCAGGCCGTCCCCAGACCTGCGCCGCGAACAAGCAGCCGTCGTCGGTGTGGCGCTGCCGTCGGCAAGGTGGTGAACGCGAAGTGCGTATCAGTGCTGCTCCTGGCCGTCGGCGGCTTCATCTCGGCCCTCTTCCTGCTGCTTCATCTCCGGGCATCAGGAGCCATCCCTGATGACCCTGACATTCTCACCG CAGAAATCCAGGCAGGCTTCATTTTGTCGATGCCACACTCGCAGCTAGCTTCACAAGCCGGAACGCTCGAGAAAGAGATATATAAACAAATAGGAGTGCCCAATAGTATG GTTTCAGTTTCTATGCGTCCATACACATATACGAATACCACTTATGTGACATTTGGTGTTCTTCCAGACCCAAGAAATACCTCCTTAGGCCCAGAATCCATGAGCACTTTGAGAAAGTCTTTGATACAGCTTACACTTCAGCAGCTGAATTTATCTTTGACGCCATCTATTTTTGGAGACCCGTTTTGCTTAGAGATCCTGGGGTTCCCAGGAGGGATCACCGTGTTGCTTCCACACATTGATCTCCATCAAGACTCAATACAGTCTATCTTCAACATCACGTTTGACTCGACAATTCATCAAATAAAGGAATATCTTGAGGAGATGAAGATCGAGCTTGGATGTACATTGGAGCAGCCACCGGACGAG GAATTATTTGTCAAATTAACAAATACAAATGGCTCCACGGTCGCAGCACCAGTTACAGTCCAAGTTTATATTGCCCCAATTGATCGCAGCATTTATCTACAACTTTACAGGCTGAAACAGCTAGCCCAAATCATCACAGAATGGAATTCAAGGAACCTTGGCCTAAATCCCTCAATTTTTGGCAGAATTAGGGATTTGAAGCTGTCTCCACTCCTACAAGCTTTCATTCCATCGTGTGCTCCTAGCTTGCCTCCAGTGCCAACACCATCCCTGTCCTGGCCTCCAATATCAGAGCACCCCAAAGCCAATCCTTACGGGGGGGTTTCATGCCCTGCTTTGGTGAAAAAACTAAATGCAACCATTCCACATCGCAAGTTAATGCGTGTATCTTCCATGGTGATTTCTCCGCAATTACCAACGCAGTTCCGTAGGAAGTACATATCTGGGGCAAGAAGTGGTGGCACCGACATTGATTGA
- the LOC133921138 gene encoding uncharacterized protein LOC133921138 isoform X1, with protein sequence MAAALSALPRAAARIAPRGIHRPPFRALCPAAAAAAGEAPQSPAPWRLVMYTKPGCCLCDGLKEKLHAASLLAGTPYSLASLELQERDITTNPVWERLYRYEIPVLAKVLPDGTEEILPRLSPRLSVELVQKKIYSAFDQNKFRTVTNMLKRHTSNND encoded by the exons ATGGCGGCGGCGCTGTCCGCGCTCCCGCGCGCCGCGGCCCGCATCGCGCCGCGTGGCATTCACCGGCCTCCCTTCCGCGCCCTCTGccccgcagccgccgccgcggccggcgaGGCCCCGCAGTCTCCGGCGCCGTGGAGGCTGGTGATGTACACCAAGCCCGGGTGCTGCCTCTGCGATGGCCTCAAGGAGAAGCTCCACGCCGCCTCCCTGCTCGCCGGCACGCCCTACTCCCTCGCGTCCCTCGAGCTCCAG GAGAGGGACATTACGACTAATCCGGTGTGGGAGCGGCTGTACCGGTACGAGATCCCGGTGCTCGCCAAGGTGCTTCCCGACGGCACCGAG GAAATACTTCCCAGATTATCGCCCCGTCTAAGTGTGGAGCTCGTACAGAAGAAAATATATTCTGCGTTTGATCA AAACAAATTCAGGACAGTGACCAATATGCTCAAGCGCCACACTTCCAACAATGATTAG
- the LOC133921138 gene encoding uncharacterized protein LOC133921138 isoform X2, with the protein MAAALSALPRAAARIAPRGIHRPPFRALCPAAAAAAGEAPQSPAPWRLVMYTKPGCCLCDGLKEKLHAASLLAGTPYSLASLELQERDITTNPVWERLYRYEIPVLAKVLPDGTEEILPRLSPRLSVELVQKKIYSAFDQSFNAETNSGQ; encoded by the exons ATGGCGGCGGCGCTGTCCGCGCTCCCGCGCGCCGCGGCCCGCATCGCGCCGCGTGGCATTCACCGGCCTCCCTTCCGCGCCCTCTGccccgcagccgccgccgcggccggcgaGGCCCCGCAGTCTCCGGCGCCGTGGAGGCTGGTGATGTACACCAAGCCCGGGTGCTGCCTCTGCGATGGCCTCAAGGAGAAGCTCCACGCCGCCTCCCTGCTCGCCGGCACGCCCTACTCCCTCGCGTCCCTCGAGCTCCAG GAGAGGGACATTACGACTAATCCGGTGTGGGAGCGGCTGTACCGGTACGAGATCCCGGTGCTCGCCAAGGTGCTTCCCGACGGCACCGAG GAAATACTTCCCAGATTATCGCCCCGTCTAAGTGTGGAGCTCGTACAGAAGAAAATATATTCTGCGTTTGATCA ATCATTTAATGCAGAAACAAATTCAGGACAGTGA